The Rosa rugosa chromosome 3, drRosRugo1.1, whole genome shotgun sequence sequence TCAGCTGCAGATATGAAAGATGAGCTTGCTTTTTGGCAAGCTTGTGGACTGTCCTCTTGGAGTAAGATTCGACTGCTTGCTAGCTTTTTCGGATGAGAAATGTTTCGTTCTGAGCAAAGAGGAGTTCTTGTTTAGGGTTTCGGGTTTAATGTGATGTAATTTCTTTGGCATTTTAGGATCCAGCTAGCATCTTCAAAAGGCGAAACGTCTGACAAGACTGCAGCAGCCAAGAAGAGATCCCACCAAGAGGCTGAATCAGAAAATGTGGTGAGTTTGGAATCATAACAGCTGCTGAACTTGAATGCTGTCGTTGAAGAAAGTAAAGAACCATGCATTCCTGACTATGTAGTGAAATATTTTTACTGTGTTCTTTGGCATTGTTAGTTCTGTTGCGTCTCTGTGTTGTATCTTTGTTTATCCCTTTTCAATCTTTAAGTTTATTTATGTATATGATGTGGCTACAACTTATTGCTGTGCTGTTGTTGGTTGATTATAGTATTACTATATATGAGTATGTTCCTTCACATGTGTCGGATGGACTTTCATATGGCTGCGTTTAGTTTACACAATTTCTAATGTTTTGTAGGAAGTAATTGGTTCAACTTCTGTATCAGATACTCCTTCCAGAAAGCAGGCCAAGAAAAAGGCTGAAGTTGAAGTTCCCCCTTCTGGCCGTGTAAGTTCAAGTCCAGGTGATggttggaaaaagaaaaactagttttttttttaaatcatccCCTAGGCCATCCCCATTTTTTTTCGCTTCATCTACGTTGCCCTTGGTATCTGTAAAGGTCGTTTCTATTTCATTCTGAAGCAAAATATGCTGAAAAAAAGGACAGCATTTGACTTGAGTGCTTCCCTCCCCCGTATTTGTCTCACATTTGTATCAATCAGGGGTGAAGGAGTTCTCAGTCACTTTCAGTATTACCATAATAAGAAAATGTGTTGTAGAAcaaccacccccccccccccccccccacccaccaaaaaaaaaaaaaaaaaaaacaaagaaggaaaAGGGAGCAAAAGACTAATGTGTCCATGCTACAATTGTAGGGCTGTACTCTTCAATTTGATGGTGCATCAAAAGGAAATCCTGGAGTAGCTGGTGCTGGAGCTGTACTGCGAGCAGATGATGGAACCTTGGTATGAATTTTACCTTTGGGATTTATTTCAGTTCCTTTTGATTCTTTTAAAGCCCTGACCATGTACTTCTTTTAGATCTGTAAACTACGTGAAGGTCTGGGTGTTGCAACCAGTAATGCTGCTGAGTACCGAGCTGTTATGTTAGGGTTAAAATATGCGCTTAAAAAAGGTTTTTCCAGGATTTTTGTTCAAGGTGACTCCAAACTCGTCTGTATGCAGGTTGGTTATGTCGATATTTTCTGCTTCTCAAGCAGTTTGTGTCATCTCTGATTCATGGTCATCAATTATTGTCTTTCTAtactttttctgtttttaaatGGTTTTCATGAAGCCCTGGACCTCTGCTAACAATATTAGTTGGTGTACTGAGATGGCATCTCAGGTTAAAACAATCTCTTTGatataatgtatatatatatatatacaactgATAAAGGTTACTGGCACAGGTTCAGGGTTTATGGCAGGTGAAAAACCAGAACTTGTCTACTTTGTATGAAGAGGTGAAGAAACTGAAGGATGGATTTGTCTCCTTCAAGATCAGTCATGTTCTTAGGGTGAGAGAAGTTGATTCTGTTTGTCTCCTCTATGGTACTTTTTGTGGATAATCTTGTTAATTGCATGCATATACTATTTGCCTTCATATCTGACAAGTTTACTGCCATTGGGGCTGCTTATAACATTCTGACAAGTTCTTGTATTCCTGTAAAGGAGCTAAATTCTGAGGCAGATGCTCAAGCAAACTTGGCAATCACTCTTGCCGGTGGGTTTTTCACATTTGACTTTGCATTTATGCAGTTACTAGATTCTTTAAACGTTCAAATGAGCTAATGGTACCTGTTCTCTTTGCAGATGGTCAAGTCCAGGAAGAGTCTGGGAAGTAGTTAAAATGATTGTCTGTTGCTGGTCATGTTCTGGGTTCGTAAATATGATATCATGAAA is a genomic window containing:
- the LOC133741113 gene encoding uncharacterized protein LOC133741113; this encodes MLSLKKEVIGSTSVSDTPSRKQAKKKAEVEVPPSGRGCTLQFDGASKGNPGVAGAGAVLRADDGTLICKLREGLGVATSNAAEYRAVMLGLKYALKKGFSRIFVQGDSKLVCMQVQGLWQVKNQNLSTLYEEVKKLKDGFVSFKISHVLRELNSEADAQANLAITLADGQVQEESGK